Proteins from a genomic interval of Burkholderia cepacia GG4:
- a CDS encoding amino acid aminotransferase: MYEHIPAYPGDPILSLFQAFQQDPHPHKVNLSIGLYYDDAGRIPVLESTRLAAERLHEAGAPHTYLPMEGLAAYRQGVQRLVFGADCAALAQARIATLQTLGGSGALRLGAEFVKRYFPDSAIWISDPTWDNHRVIFSAAGVDVHTYPYYDEARNGLRVDAMLAALDALPARSIVLLQPCCHNPTGLDFGRDAWRAVIDVLVRRGLIPFLDMAYQGFGDGLDDDAWAVRSIVDAGLPAIVSNSFSKNFSLYGERVGGLSIVCASAGEAATVLSQLQAGVRRTYSSPPLFGAQLVSTVLNDDALRARWEDEVAQVRTRIKRMRGALKARLDARLPAPAFDALVTQLGMFSYTGIAASDVDRLRASHGVYLLRSGRMCIAGLNDANVDHVANAIADVLGGTARQAA, encoded by the coding sequence ATGTACGAACACATTCCCGCCTATCCGGGCGACCCGATCCTGTCGCTGTTCCAGGCGTTCCAGCAGGACCCGCATCCGCACAAGGTCAACCTGAGCATTGGCCTCTACTACGACGACGCGGGCCGCATTCCGGTGCTGGAGAGCACGCGTCTTGCGGCCGAGCGCCTGCACGAAGCCGGCGCGCCGCATACGTACCTGCCGATGGAAGGGCTGGCCGCGTACCGGCAGGGCGTGCAGCGCCTCGTGTTCGGCGCCGACTGCGCGGCGCTCGCGCAAGCGCGCATCGCGACGCTGCAGACGCTCGGCGGCTCGGGCGCGTTGCGGCTCGGCGCGGAGTTCGTGAAGCGCTATTTCCCCGACAGCGCGATCTGGATCAGCGATCCGACGTGGGACAACCATCGCGTGATCTTCTCGGCGGCCGGCGTCGACGTGCACACGTATCCGTACTACGACGAAGCGCGCAATGGCCTGCGCGTCGACGCGATGCTCGCGGCACTCGACGCATTGCCCGCGCGCAGCATCGTGCTGCTGCAGCCGTGCTGCCACAACCCCACGGGCCTCGACTTCGGCCGCGACGCGTGGCGTGCGGTGATCGACGTGCTCGTGCGCCGCGGGCTGATTCCGTTTCTCGACATGGCGTACCAGGGCTTCGGCGACGGTCTCGACGACGACGCATGGGCCGTGCGCTCGATCGTCGACGCGGGGTTGCCGGCGATCGTCAGCAACTCGTTCTCGAAGAACTTCTCGCTGTACGGCGAGCGCGTCGGCGGGCTGTCGATCGTCTGCGCGAGCGCGGGCGAAGCGGCGACGGTGCTGAGCCAGTTGCAGGCCGGCGTGCGCCGCACCTATTCGAGCCCGCCGCTGTTCGGCGCGCAGCTCGTGTCGACGGTGCTGAACGACGACGCACTGCGTGCGCGCTGGGAAGACGAGGTGGCCCAGGTGCGCACGCGCATCAAGCGCATGCGCGGCGCGCTGAAGGCGCGGCTCGACGCGCGCCTGCCGGCGCCCGCGTTCGATGCGCTCGTCACGCAGCTCGGCATGTTCAGCTACACGGGCATCGCCGCGAGCGATGTCGACCGGCTGCGTGCGTCGCACGGCGTCTACCTGCTGCGCTCGGGCCGCATGTGCATCGCGGGCCTGAACGATGCGAACGTCGACCATGTCGCGAACGCGATCGCCGACGTGCTCGGCGGCACGGCGCGCCAGGCCGCCTGA
- a CDS encoding RidA family protein, with translation MADMIPVDLPQLAQPFSWATRAGGLMFTGHGPVDASGTIVGDTMAEQARITLGNLAKAVAAVGATMDDVAQVLVYLSDVTAMPEFDAEYRRHFREPYPNRTCVGVQGFAHSAMRVELVAYVALPATRD, from the coding sequence ATGGCAGACATGATCCCGGTCGACTTGCCGCAGCTCGCGCAGCCGTTTTCGTGGGCGACCCGCGCGGGCGGGCTGATGTTTACCGGTCACGGGCCGGTCGACGCGTCCGGCACGATCGTCGGCGACACGATGGCCGAGCAGGCGCGTATCACGCTCGGCAATCTCGCGAAGGCCGTCGCGGCGGTCGGTGCGACGATGGACGACGTCGCGCAGGTGCTCGTCTACCTGTCCGACGTGACGGCGATGCCCGAATTCGACGCCGAGTACCGGCGTCACTTCCGCGAGCCCTACCCGAACCGTACATGCGTCGGCGTGCAGGGCTTCGCGCATTCGGCCATGCGCGTCGAACTCGTCGCGTATGTCGCGCTGCCGGCGACGCGCGATTAG
- a CDS encoding porin: MIRFGVQMMAGMLAASGAMAQSSVTLYGIVDQSIRYTTHADASNDASVQLANGAITNSRWGLKGSEAIGGGLKAIFRLESGFEPQNGQLDGALFGRYAYVGLASDWGTVKLGRQATEAFNLFGDLDPLTVGNYTANMWPYFLTQGRASNVVSYDGTFGGLNVGASYGFGGVAGSLGANAYWGTHVSYTLGGLMVGATYQQVRDLNSRAQQAWGAGARYAFGAATLYAGYLGGIDRTGMLDQQLLNAPGRDVTYGSFADNPRRDMIFYTGASVQITPAVSVTGVAYYDDIRNVNGVAANGGKRYTGVLEAEYALSKATQVYATVDYNRVTGGAFTELPGRGNQTGIAAGLRHLF; encoded by the coding sequence ATGATTCGATTCGGAGTACAGATGATGGCGGGCATGCTCGCCGCGAGCGGTGCGATGGCGCAGAGCAGCGTGACGCTGTACGGCATCGTCGACCAGAGCATCCGCTACACGACGCATGCGGACGCGTCGAACGACGCGAGCGTGCAACTGGCCAACGGCGCGATCACCAACAGCCGCTGGGGCCTGAAGGGCAGCGAAGCGATCGGCGGCGGGTTGAAGGCGATCTTCCGGCTCGAGAGCGGCTTCGAGCCGCAGAACGGGCAACTCGACGGCGCGCTGTTCGGCCGCTATGCGTATGTCGGCCTCGCGAGCGACTGGGGCACGGTGAAGCTCGGCCGGCAGGCGACCGAGGCGTTCAACCTGTTCGGCGATCTCGATCCGTTGACGGTCGGCAACTACACGGCCAACATGTGGCCGTACTTCCTCACGCAGGGCCGCGCGAGCAACGTGGTCAGCTATGACGGCACGTTCGGCGGGCTGAACGTCGGCGCGAGCTACGGCTTCGGCGGCGTCGCGGGCAGCCTCGGTGCGAATGCGTATTGGGGCACGCACGTGTCGTACACGCTCGGCGGGCTGATGGTCGGCGCGACGTACCAGCAAGTGCGCGACCTGAACAGCCGCGCGCAGCAGGCATGGGGTGCGGGCGCACGCTATGCGTTCGGCGCGGCGACGCTGTACGCGGGCTATCTCGGCGGCATCGACCGCACCGGCATGCTCGACCAGCAACTGCTGAACGCACCGGGCCGCGACGTGACTTACGGTTCGTTCGCCGACAACCCGCGCCGCGACATGATCTTCTATACCGGCGCGAGCGTGCAGATCACGCCCGCGGTTTCGGTGACGGGCGTCGCGTACTACGACGACATCCGCAACGTCAACGGCGTGGCTGCCAACGGCGGCAAGCGCTACACGGGCGTGCTCGAGGCCGAGTACGCGCTGTCGAAGGCAACCCAGGTCTACGCGACGGTCGACTACAACCGGGTGACCGGCGGCGCGTTCACCGAACTGCCCGGACGCGGTAACCAGACCGGCATCGCGGCCGGCTTGCGCCACCTGTTCTGA
- a CDS encoding amino acid permease yields the protein MQPEGQFQHIAAREHGLRRTLSARQMAMIAIGGAIGTGLFLGSGFAIGFAGPSVLVSYAIGAFISLLLMGCLAEMTVAHPTSGSFGAYAEHYVSPWAGFLVRYAYWACIVLAVGTEVTAIALYMKYWFPGAPGWLWIVGFSALLVFVNARSVDVFGAVEYGFSVVKIAAIVGFIVLGAYVVFGNPALVGNGAARAGFHHYTGHGGFFPKGMWGMWVAVIVSIFSYLSIEMIAVAAGEAEDPERAVTRAFRSTIVRLVLFYLVTLALMLAIVPWTAAGRDESPFVKVMEAIHLPGAAGLINFVVLIAALSAMNSQLYITTRMMFSLSRAGHAPKALGEVNARGVPFGALLLSTLGIALATVLSVLYPDASFTIMMAVSMFGALFTWMMIFVTHYCFRRRRAALGLPAPAFRMRGFPLLTLLGAALMLAVMVTTYFTAEFHMTLIFGIPFLIALSVVYAVWYRRAQPVLQPEAK from the coding sequence ATGCAACCAGAAGGGCAATTCCAGCACATCGCGGCGCGCGAGCACGGTCTGCGCCGCACGCTTTCCGCACGGCAGATGGCGATGATCGCGATCGGCGGTGCGATCGGCACGGGTCTGTTTCTCGGCAGCGGGTTCGCGATCGGCTTCGCGGGCCCGAGCGTGCTCGTCAGCTACGCGATCGGCGCGTTCATCTCGCTGTTGCTGATGGGCTGTCTCGCGGAGATGACGGTCGCGCACCCGACCTCCGGGTCGTTCGGCGCCTACGCCGAACATTACGTGAGCCCGTGGGCCGGGTTCCTGGTGCGCTATGCGTACTGGGCGTGCATCGTGCTCGCGGTCGGCACCGAAGTCACCGCGATCGCGCTGTACATGAAGTACTGGTTTCCGGGCGCGCCGGGCTGGCTGTGGATCGTCGGCTTCTCGGCGCTGCTCGTGTTCGTCAATGCGCGCAGCGTCGACGTGTTCGGCGCGGTCGAATACGGCTTCTCGGTCGTGAAGATCGCGGCGATCGTCGGCTTCATCGTGCTCGGCGCGTATGTCGTGTTCGGCAATCCGGCGCTGGTCGGCAACGGCGCGGCACGCGCGGGCTTTCACCACTACACCGGTCACGGCGGCTTCTTTCCGAAGGGCATGTGGGGGATGTGGGTCGCCGTGATCGTGTCGATCTTCAGCTACCTGAGCATCGAGATGATCGCGGTCGCGGCCGGCGAGGCGGAAGACCCCGAGCGTGCGGTAACGCGCGCGTTCCGCTCGACGATCGTGCGGCTCGTGCTGTTCTACCTGGTCACGCTCGCGCTGATGCTCGCGATCGTGCCGTGGACGGCGGCCGGGCGCGACGAGAGCCCGTTCGTGAAGGTGATGGAGGCGATCCACTTGCCGGGCGCGGCCGGGCTGATCAACTTCGTCGTGCTGATCGCCGCGCTGTCTGCGATGAACAGCCAGCTCTACATCACGACGCGGATGATGTTCAGCCTGTCGCGCGCGGGCCATGCGCCGAAGGCGCTCGGCGAAGTGAACGCGCGCGGCGTGCCGTTCGGCGCGCTGTTGCTGTCGACGCTCGGCATCGCGCTCGCGACGGTCCTGAGCGTGCTGTATCCGGACGCGTCGTTCACGATCATGATGGCGGTGTCGATGTTTGGCGCGTTGTTCACGTGGATGATGATCTTCGTCACGCACTACTGTTTCCGGCGGCGTCGTGCGGCGCTCGGCCTGCCGGCGCCCGCGTTCCGGATGCGCGGCTTTCCGCTGCTGACGCTGCTCGGCGCGGCGCTGATGCTCGCGGTGATGGTGACGACGTACTTCACAGCTGAATTCCACATGACGCTGATCTTCGGCATCCCGTTCCTGATCGCGCTGTCGGTCGTGTATGCGGTGTGGTATCGCCGCGCTCAGCCGGTGCTGCAGCCCGAAGCGAAGTAA
- a CDS encoding oxidative damage protection protein: protein MARMIQCAKLGKEAEGLDFPPLPGELGKRIYESVSKEAWQGWLKQQTMLINENRLNMADPRARQYLMKQTEKYFFGDGADQASGYVPPTEG, encoded by the coding sequence ATGGCTCGAATGATCCAATGCGCGAAGCTCGGCAAGGAAGCCGAAGGTCTCGATTTCCCGCCGCTGCCGGGCGAACTCGGCAAGCGCATTTACGAAAGCGTGTCGAAGGAAGCATGGCAAGGCTGGCTCAAGCAGCAGACGATGCTGATCAACGAGAACCGCCTGAACATGGCCGACCCGCGCGCGCGCCAGTACCTGATGAAGCAGACCGAGAAGTACTTCTTCGGCGACGGCGCGGACCAGGCGTCCGGCTACGTGCCGCCGACGGAAGGCTAA
- the argA gene encoding amino-acid N-acetyltransferase — translation MNSQTDLPPAQTGAATPPAADDSAASHAQFVDWMRSVAPYIHKFRNSTFVVGFGGEVVQQGLLNALVSDIALLQAMGIQIVLVHGSRPQVEEQLSLHGVESEFSHGLRITDARALESAKEAAGEVRLDIEAAISQGLPNSPMAHAHISVVSGNFVTARPVGILDGVDFAHTGIVRKIDAESIRHSLASRKLVLLSPLGFSPTGEAFNLSMEDVASAAAIALRADKIIFLTEAPGIVDDEGELVREMSLDAAAELLDSGNVQGDDAFFLKHSIRACRGGVTRAHLIPQSLDGSMLLELFLHDGVGTMISYENLESLREATPDDVGGILSLIEPLESDGTLVRRGRHQIERDIDHFSVIEHDGVLFGCAALYPYQQEKIGEMACLTVAPEAQGSGDGERLLKRIEQRARARGLTHIFVLTTRTEHWFLKRGFVKVSVDDLPEDRRKLYNWQRKSLVLMKQL, via the coding sequence ATGAATTCCCAAACCGACCTCCCTCCCGCCCAGACCGGCGCCGCGACGCCGCCGGCCGCCGACGATTCGGCCGCCAGCCACGCGCAGTTCGTCGACTGGATGCGCTCCGTCGCGCCCTATATCCACAAGTTCCGCAACAGCACGTTCGTCGTGGGGTTCGGCGGCGAGGTGGTGCAGCAGGGGCTCCTGAACGCGCTCGTGTCCGATATCGCGCTGCTGCAGGCGATGGGCATCCAGATCGTGCTGGTGCACGGCTCGCGGCCGCAGGTCGAGGAGCAGTTGAGCCTGCATGGTGTCGAATCCGAGTTTTCGCACGGGCTGCGCATCACCGATGCGCGCGCGCTCGAATCCGCGAAGGAAGCGGCCGGCGAAGTGCGTCTCGACATCGAGGCCGCGATCAGCCAGGGTCTGCCGAACTCGCCGATGGCGCACGCGCACATCAGCGTCGTGTCCGGCAACTTCGTGACCGCACGGCCGGTAGGGATACTCGACGGGGTCGATTTCGCGCACACGGGCATCGTGCGCAAGATCGACGCCGAATCGATCCGTCATTCGCTCGCGAGCCGCAAGCTCGTGCTGCTGTCGCCGCTCGGCTTCTCGCCGACCGGCGAGGCGTTCAACCTGTCGATGGAAGACGTCGCGTCGGCCGCCGCGATCGCGCTGCGTGCCGACAAGATCATCTTCCTGACCGAAGCGCCCGGCATCGTCGACGACGAAGGCGAGCTGGTCCGCGAAATGTCGCTCGACGCGGCCGCCGAGCTGCTCGATTCCGGCAATGTCCAGGGCGACGACGCGTTCTTCCTGAAGCACTCGATCCGCGCCTGCCGCGGCGGCGTGACCCGGGCCCACCTGATTCCGCAGTCGCTCGACGGCAGCATGCTGCTCGAACTGTTCCTGCACGACGGCGTCGGCACGATGATCTCGTACGAGAACCTCGAGAGCCTGCGCGAGGCGACGCCGGACGACGTCGGCGGCATCCTGTCGCTGATCGAGCCGCTCGAGTCGGACGGCACGCTGGTGCGGCGCGGCCGCCACCAGATCGAACGCGACATCGACCACTTCTCGGTGATCGAGCACGATGGCGTGCTGTTCGGCTGCGCGGCGCTGTATCCGTACCAGCAGGAAAAGATCGGCGAGATGGCATGCCTGACGGTCGCGCCGGAAGCGCAGGGCTCGGGCGACGGTGAACGCCTGCTCAAGCGCATCGAGCAGCGCGCCCGCGCGCGCGGCCTCACGCACATCTTCGTGCTCACGACGCGCACCGAGCACTGGTTCCTCAAGCGCGGCTTCGTCAAGGTCAGCGTCGACGACCTGCCGGAAGACCGCCGCAAACTCTATAACTGGCAGCGCAAGTCGCTCGTGCTGATGAAGCAGCTCTGA
- the hrpA gene encoding ATP-dependent RNA helicase HrpA, whose amino-acid sequence MSNVPKSPAPTRAKAPSAKHPDGAADVRPQQGQPPRQQQEQRAGKPPRGPRGDERHRDAGQPVAKSAPQATGERAPRRERPPRAAVAPNPVPPITYPESLPVSGKRDEIARAIAGHQVVIVCGETGSGKTTQLPKICLDLGRGLGAGGTGLIGHTQPRRLAASSTGRRIAEELGTPFGEVVGYKVRFTDNLAPGASVKLMTDGILLAETQTDPLLKAYDTLIIDEAHERSLNIDFLLGYLKEILPRRPDLKLIVTSATIDADRFARHFGTDERPAPVIEVSGRLYPVEMRYRPVAEDRPAVKNAEGTGGRDRVKTAREAERDLMDAIVDAVDELCREGPGDVLVFLPGEREIREAAEALRKHHPPHTEILPLFARLSAADQDKVFKASNARRIVLATNVAETSLTVPGIRYVVDTGLARVKRYSYRNKVEQLQVESISQAAANQRAGRCGRVADGVCIRLYEESDYQARARFTDPEILRSSLASVILRMKSLHLTAIESFPFLEPPPGRAIADGYQLLNELGAVDDDNALTPLGRELARLPLDPRVGRMILAARDQQSLREVLIIASALSVQDPRDRPIEAQEQADQAHRRFADERSEFLQWLKIWAWFEEAVAHKKSNRQLIDACRQNFLSHLRLREWRDVHSQLLTVVREHGWRLNEVEATYEQVHLALLTGLLGNLGMKADDDPHYLGARGIKFYLWPGSALAKKAGRWVMAAELVETSRLYARCLAKIEPEWVEKVGAHLLKKSLSEPHWEKRPAQVSAFERATLYGLPIYHRRRVAFGKQDPARARELFIRGALVEGEFDTKLPFFAHNRKLLADIEQLEHKSRRQDVLVDDELIYAYYDQAIPEGIHTGAAFERWYRDEVKQGGQADDKQRLLYLSRDDLMRHEAAGVTTELFPKRATMAGVEMALTYHFEPGTPRDGVTLAVPLYALNQVDARRCEWLVPGMLKEKVQLLLKSLPQKLRRHCVPLPEYAAGFVERAGRERFGAGGLVEALIADVRGETQVAMKTADFKLETLPAHLFMNFKVIDEHGRQLAMGRNLAQLRQELGAQAQQQFQKIAAASTIATGGDADAGDVPAPVAAPGSTAQAGKGAAPHTAAPAEAGATALYENLTTWNFGKLPELLEIRRRGQTLYGYPALVDRGTHCDVEVFDSPEEAARIHRAGLRRLFALQLKEPIKFLEKNLPGLREMAMQYMSLGTQDELRDQLIDTALDRACLQDPLPADDASFHARRDEGRSRLNLLAQEIARLVGQILAEYAGLAKKLTQAKPFAQAHADLQQQLAALVGKRFVIDTPYVQLAHFPRYLKGIALRIDKLKADPARDAKQSGELLPLVQQFQRAVSQRGGVADPRLAEFRWLLEELRISLFAQELRTPMPVSVKRLHKVWESMQR is encoded by the coding sequence ATGTCGAATGTACCTAAAAGTCCCGCGCCGACGCGGGCCAAAGCGCCGTCGGCGAAGCACCCGGATGGTGCGGCCGACGTGCGCCCGCAGCAGGGCCAGCCGCCGCGCCAGCAGCAGGAACAGCGGGCTGGCAAGCCGCCGCGCGGGCCGCGCGGCGATGAGCGCCACCGCGACGCGGGCCAGCCGGTCGCAAAGAGCGCGCCCCAGGCCACCGGCGAGCGCGCGCCGCGTCGCGAGCGTCCGCCGCGCGCGGCTGTCGCACCGAATCCCGTTCCGCCGATCACCTACCCCGAAAGCCTGCCCGTGTCGGGCAAGCGCGACGAGATCGCGCGCGCGATCGCCGGTCACCAGGTCGTCATCGTCTGCGGCGAAACGGGCTCGGGCAAGACCACCCAGCTGCCGAAGATCTGTCTCGATCTCGGCCGCGGCCTCGGCGCCGGCGGCACGGGCCTGATCGGCCATACGCAGCCGCGGCGCCTGGCCGCGTCGTCGACTGGCCGGCGCATCGCCGAGGAACTCGGCACGCCGTTCGGCGAGGTGGTCGGCTACAAGGTGCGCTTCACCGACAATCTCGCGCCGGGCGCGTCCGTCAAGCTGATGACGGACGGCATCCTGCTCGCCGAGACGCAGACCGACCCGCTGCTGAAGGCGTACGACACGCTGATCATCGACGAGGCGCACGAGCGCAGCCTGAACATCGACTTCCTGCTCGGCTACCTGAAGGAGATTCTGCCGAGGCGGCCGGACCTGAAGCTGATCGTCACGTCCGCGACGATCGACGCCGACCGCTTCGCGCGCCATTTCGGCACCGACGAGCGCCCGGCGCCCGTGATCGAGGTGAGCGGGCGGCTGTACCCGGTCGAGATGCGCTACCGTCCGGTGGCCGAGGATCGGCCGGCCGTGAAGAACGCCGAAGGCACGGGCGGCCGCGACCGCGTGAAGACCGCGCGCGAGGCCGAACGCGACCTGATGGACGCGATCGTCGACGCGGTCGACGAACTGTGCCGCGAAGGCCCCGGCGACGTGCTGGTGTTCCTCCCCGGCGAGCGCGAGATTCGCGAGGCGGCCGAGGCGCTGCGCAAGCACCATCCGCCGCATACCGAGATCCTGCCGCTGTTCGCGCGGCTCTCGGCGGCCGACCAGGACAAGGTGTTCAAGGCGTCGAACGCGCGCCGCATCGTGCTCGCGACCAACGTCGCCGAAACGTCGCTGACGGTGCCGGGGATCCGCTACGTCGTCGACACCGGCCTCGCGCGCGTGAAGCGCTATTCGTACCGGAACAAGGTCGAGCAGCTGCAGGTCGAGTCGATCTCGCAGGCCGCCGCGAACCAGCGGGCAGGCCGTTGCGGCCGGGTGGCCGACGGCGTCTGCATCCGCTTGTACGAGGAAAGCGACTACCAGGCGCGCGCGCGCTTCACCGATCCGGAAATCCTGCGCTCGTCGCTCGCGTCGGTGATCCTGCGGATGAAGTCGCTGCACCTGACCGCGATCGAATCGTTCCCGTTCCTCGAGCCGCCGCCCGGCCGCGCGATCGCGGACGGTTATCAACTGCTCAATGAACTCGGCGCGGTCGACGACGACAACGCGCTGACGCCGCTCGGCCGCGAACTCGCGCGGCTGCCGCTCGACCCGCGCGTGGGCCGGATGATTCTCGCCGCGCGCGACCAGCAGTCGTTGCGCGAGGTGCTGATCATCGCGAGCGCGCTGTCCGTGCAGGACCCGCGCGACCGGCCGATCGAGGCGCAGGAGCAGGCCGACCAGGCGCACCGCCGGTTCGCCGACGAGCGTTCCGAATTCCTGCAGTGGCTGAAGATCTGGGCGTGGTTCGAAGAGGCCGTCGCGCACAAGAAATCGAACCGCCAGCTGATCGACGCGTGCCGGCAGAACTTCCTGTCGCACCTGCGGCTGCGCGAGTGGCGCGACGTCCATTCGCAGCTGCTGACGGTGGTGCGCGAGCACGGCTGGCGGCTCAACGAGGTCGAGGCGACCTACGAGCAGGTGCATCTGGCCCTGTTGACCGGCCTGCTCGGCAACCTCGGCATGAAGGCCGACGACGATCCGCACTACCTCGGTGCGCGCGGGATCAAGTTCTACCTGTGGCCGGGCTCCGCACTCGCGAAGAAGGCCGGCCGCTGGGTGATGGCGGCCGAGCTCGTCGAGACGAGCCGGCTGTACGCGCGCTGCCTCGCGAAGATCGAGCCGGAGTGGGTCGAGAAAGTCGGCGCGCACCTGCTGAAGAAATCGCTGTCGGAACCGCACTGGGAGAAGCGTCCCGCGCAGGTCAGCGCGTTCGAGCGCGCGACGCTGTACGGGCTGCCGATCTACCACCGCCGGCGCGTCGCGTTCGGCAAGCAGGATCCGGCCCGCGCGCGGGAGCTGTTCATCCGCGGCGCGCTGGTCGAAGGCGAGTTCGACACGAAGCTGCCGTTCTTCGCGCACAACCGCAAGCTGCTCGCCGACATCGAGCAGCTCGAGCACAAGTCGCGCCGGCAGGACGTGCTGGTCGACGACGAGCTGATCTACGCGTACTACGACCAGGCGATTCCAGAGGGCATCCACACGGGCGCCGCGTTCGAGCGCTGGTATCGCGACGAGGTGAAGCAGGGCGGCCAGGCGGACGACAAGCAGCGCCTGCTGTACCTGTCGCGCGACGACCTGATGCGCCACGAGGCGGCCGGCGTGACGACCGAGCTGTTCCCGAAGCGCGCGACGATGGCGGGCGTCGAGATGGCGCTCACGTACCATTTCGAGCCCGGCACGCCGCGCGACGGCGTCACGCTCGCGGTGCCGCTCTACGCGCTGAACCAGGTCGACGCGCGCCGCTGCGAATGGCTCGTGCCGGGGATGCTGAAGGAGAAGGTCCAGCTGCTGCTGAAGTCGCTGCCACAGAAGCTGCGCCGGCACTGCGTGCCGCTGCCCGAGTATGCGGCCGGCTTCGTCGAGCGGGCGGGGCGCGAGCGCTTCGGCGCGGGCGGCCTCGTCGAGGCGCTGATCGCCGACGTGCGCGGCGAGACCCAGGTCGCGATGAAGACGGCCGACTTCAAGCTCGAGACGCTGCCCGCGCACCTGTTCATGAATTTCAAGGTGATCGACGAGCACGGCCGCCAGCTCGCAATGGGGCGCAATCTCGCGCAGTTGCGCCAGGAGCTCGGCGCGCAGGCGCAGCAGCAGTTCCAGAAAATCGCGGCGGCGTCGACGATCGCGACCGGTGGTGATGCCGACGCGGGCGACGTGCCGGCACCCGTTGCCGCGCCGGGTTCGACGGCGCAGGCCGGCAAGGGCGCGGCGCCGCACACGGCGGCCCCGGCGGAAGCCGGCGCGACCGCGCTGTACGAGAACCTGACGACGTGGAACTTCGGCAAGCTTCCCGAGCTGCTGGAGATCCGCCGGCGCGGCCAGACGCTGTACGGCTACCCGGCGCTCGTCGATCGCGGCACGCATTGCGACGTCGAGGTGTTCGACTCGCCGGAGGAGGCTGCGCGGATCCACCGGGCCGGCTTGCGGCGGCTGTTCGCGCTGCAACTGAAGGAACCGATCAAGTTCCTCGAGAAGAACCTGCCGGGGCTGCGCGAGATGGCGATGCAGTACATGTCGCTCGGCACGCAGGACGAGCTGCGCGACCAGTTGATCGACACGGCGCTCGACCGCGCGTGCCTGCAGGATCCGCTGCCCGCCGACGACGCGAGCTTCCACGCGCGCCGCGACGAGGGCCGGAGCCGCCTGAACCTGCTTGCGCAGGAGATCGCGCGGCTCGTCGGGCAGATCCTTGCCGAATACGCGGGGCTTGCGAAAAAGCTCACGCAGGCGAAGCCGTTCGCGCAGGCCCACGCGGATCTGCAGCAGCAGCTCGCCGCGCTGGTCGGCAAGCGCTTCGTGATCGACACGCCTTACGTGCAGCTTGCACACTTCCCGCGCTACCTGAAGGGCATCGCACTGCGGATCGACAAGCTGAAGGCCGACCCGGCCCGCGACGCGAAACAGTCCGGCGAGCTGCTGCCGCTGGTCCAGCAGTTCCAGCGCGCGGTGTCGCAGCGCGGCGGCGTTGCGGACCCGCGGCTGGCGGAATTCCGCTGGCTGCTCGAGGAACTGCGAATTTCGCTGTTCGCGCAGGAACTGCGCACGCCGATGCCTGTCTCTGTCAAGCGTCTGCACAAGGTCTGGGAGTCGATGCAGCGCTAG
- a CDS encoding beta-propeller fold lactonase family protein, with amino-acid sequence MRTFLSLGRTLALAAAVLAPAAHATNVIVLNSAEASLSLIDQQTRQVVGTMPTGKEPHHLMATPDNSSLIVANSVSNSLMFVDPKTGKLQRTVEGIEDPYQLGFSPDNKWFVSTGLRLDRLDIYSYDGRDLHLVKRLPLAVMPSHLAFTKDSKTVLVSLQVSGEIAAVDLATQTVKWKMPVGKVPAGLWMTPDDKYLLVGMTGADYIAVVDWRNQKVVKTIQTGKGAHNFRSLADGTHVAITNRVANTISIIDEITLTKVGDITGLLPGPDDMELSADKKTLWVTFRFAKKVGIIDLASRKLVQTIAVGRSPHGIYFYDRAPWKAANGA; translated from the coding sequence ATGCGCACTTTCCTTTCCCTCGGCCGCACGCTTGCGCTGGCCGCCGCCGTGCTGGCGCCCGCCGCACACGCGACTAACGTGATCGTCCTGAATTCGGCCGAAGCGTCGCTTTCCCTGATCGACCAGCAGACCCGCCAGGTCGTCGGCACGATGCCGACCGGCAAGGAGCCGCACCACCTGATGGCGACGCCGGACAATTCGTCGCTGATCGTCGCGAATTCGGTCTCGAACAGCCTGATGTTCGTCGATCCGAAGACGGGCAAGCTGCAGCGCACGGTCGAAGGCATCGAGGATCCGTACCAGCTCGGTTTCTCGCCCGATAACAAGTGGTTCGTGTCGACCGGGCTGCGCCTCGACCGGCTCGACATCTACAGCTACGACGGCCGCGACCTGCATCTCGTGAAGCGCTTGCCGCTTGCGGTGATGCCGAGCCACCTTGCGTTCACGAAGGACAGCAAGACCGTGCTCGTGTCGCTGCAGGTGTCCGGCGAGATCGCGGCGGTCGACCTCGCGACGCAGACGGTCAAGTGGAAGATGCCGGTCGGCAAGGTCCCGGCGGGCCTGTGGATGACGCCGGACGACAAATACCTGCTGGTCGGCATGACGGGCGCCGATTACATCGCGGTCGTCGACTGGCGCAATCAGAAGGTCGTGAAGACGATCCAGACCGGCAAGGGCGCGCACAACTTCCGCTCGCTTGCCGACGGCACGCACGTCGCGATCACGAACCGGGTCGCGAACACGATCAGCATCATCGACGAGATCACGCTCACCAAAGTCGGCGACATCACCGGCCTGCTGCCGGGCCCGGACGACATGGAGTTGTCCGCCGACAAGAAGACGCTGTGGGTGACGTTCCGCTTCGCGAAGAAGGTCGGTATTATCGATCTGGCATCGCGCAAGCTGGTGCAGACGATCGCCGTCGGCCGCTCGCCGCACGGGATCTACTTCTACGACCGCGCGCCGTGGAAGGCTGCGAACGGCGCGTGA